The following proteins are co-located in the Manihot esculenta cultivar AM560-2 chromosome 7, M.esculenta_v8, whole genome shotgun sequence genome:
- the LOC110619010 gene encoding uncharacterized protein LOC110619010 has protein sequence MASPQFSFICETCLPISYNSGPRPFKDIPFLILFALCVLCTFAFGIFSVSHRNPDYTNLSSFTYEFNSTSCAKDSLSSSSVWFLETHVYYYLLSLWSSGFWEALIWNLVVTFILSAPICFLFLLLLKHYTKQIVYISLPFFIVLPIFFNIYWFVAYTVSSTCIDAFPLVYRILVLVFVFLVIGVIMWILVANWHRIDLTVMIIGVASDALSKNLALLVALPLLTFGLVFYYAPIVVFLVFARLNGKIVPKESSGEYTCVWKQDSWVPAYYALAILAMLWSLTTMVETQVYVINGTIAQWYFTKEDSSPKRGIRSSLRREAKKCRH, from the exons ATGGCTTCTCCTCaattttcattt ATCTGTGAAACTTGTCTCCCGATCTCTTACAATTCTGGTCCGAGACCCTTCAAAGATATTCCCTTTCTCATTCTCTTTGCTCTCTGTGTTCTTTGCACTTTCGCTTTTGGAATCTTCTCTGTTTCCCATAGAAACCCAGATTACACCAATCTTTCTTCTTTTACATATGAATTCAACTCAACTTCTTGCGCCAAGGACTCCCTGTCGTCGTCTTCTGTTTGGTTCTTGGAAACCCATGTGTATTATTACTTACTTAGTTTGTGGAGTTCTGGTTTTTGGGAGGCTTTGATATGGAACCTTGTAGTTACTTTCATTTTGAGTGCACccatttgttttctttttcttttgttgctcaAGCATTACACCAAACAGATTGTGTACATCTCGcttcctttctttattgttCTTCCCATCTTCTTCAATATTTATTGGTTCGTTGCCTACACAGTTAGCTCTACTTGCATCGATGCCTTCCCTTTGGTTTATAGGATTTTGGTGCTGGTTTTTGTGTTCTTAGTTATTGGGGTCATTATGTGGATTCTTGTAGCTAATTGGCATCGAATTGATTTGACTGTGATGATAATTGGGGTTGCCTCTGATGCACTGTCAAAGAATTTAGCTTTATTGGTGGCCTTACCGTTATTGACATTTGGTTTAGTGTTTTATTATGCTCCAATTGTAGTATTCTTGGTGTTTGCTAGGCTTAATGGGAAAATTGTGCCAAAGGAATCAAGTGGTGAATACACTTGTGTTTGGAAGCAGGACAGTTGGGTGCCTGCATACTATGCATTGGCAATTCTTGCAATGCTGTGGTCTTTGACTACAATGGTCGAAACTCAGGTTTATGTGATCAATGGGACTATTGCTCAGTGGTACTTCACGAAGGAGGATTCCTCTCCTAAGCGGGGCATTAGAAGTTCTTTGAG AAGAGAAGCAAAAAAGTGTAGACATTGA